A stretch of the Chroogloeocystis siderophila 5.2 s.c.1 genome encodes the following:
- a CDS encoding hybrid sensor histidine kinase/response regulator, with protein sequence MSRQYLNLNHPDWLPTFRPILFAAILIFVSLGVLQGWTFLLLALILLTVCISLPLQLKPTLLIIAVTFFVGISNPAQLLQTLGLCSVIISSLPVNKFLRDIEWRLAAQSILVTLANADKTTTPNALIDQALTLLQKITRAHAAIALRQIDDVTAQIIASCLPAKALPASLTTPALFTDALAQNRCLYYNDYPATPDASHILLAQGAKSVAVLPLVASDSTRGAILLIWQRYTFINPQTRHFVELLLGELRTLLQFTDTTIRLDKLRSRFSAMLETIHQGVVFVDESGEQGWINQAAAVQLGLQPGAVEPPILAQAMAKLRTSADNQSEITAQAAHFFAQPLSWKLPSTGGTPAREFPQAEIRNWHWIFQGETPKVLSISSTATRVQNVAGRLWILDDITEQYLNQKMLVRRTQELSQANQELEKAKTDAEAATRVKSQFLANMSHEIRTPMNAIVGMTNLLLNTPLSQQQKEFLETIRTSSNVLLILLNDVLELSKIESGKLELEQYAFNLRTCVEEAVDILAFKAAEKNIELAYIIHPDTPNNIVGDVTRLRQILVNLLSNSVKFTHQGEVIVSVTARELECADKLAGRYEIQFAVKDTGIGIPRETIEHLFQAFSQGDASITREYGGTGLGLAIAKQLCEMMQGRIWVETQVNQGSTFYFTIATTIDTSVFPPESCALHFTRKRMLVVVDHPTIQQSLVWQAQSWGIIPYSLDSVAALAQIQQGTLFDVAIIDSHIHQTDALIAACQNSQLPTILLTTISHQNALLQISQRFISYLTKPIKTSHLYSILSQIWNQSLASDTNKIDTTFAANLPLRILLAEDNLVNQKIALHILQSLGYHADVATNGLEVLDTLRRQNYDVVLMDVQMPKMDGLTATRQIVKEFGTEIRPRIIAMTANAMQEDKAECLAAGMNDYISKPIQVEELTQALQKAPKPQISYTLTFPTQHSTAINFQKLKSLKKMIGENAENIVAELIKCYIDDSVKLVEKMASAIESDDAIALRKAAHTLKSSSATLGAMTLAQYSKELETMSTEGNASEMLCKVEQIKLEFSRVKAVLQTELQRGQG encoded by the coding sequence ATGTCTCGCCAATATCTAAACCTAAATCATCCTGATTGGCTACCAACATTTAGACCAATATTATTTGCTGCCATCCTCATTTTTGTCAGCTTAGGTGTATTGCAAGGATGGACGTTTTTGTTATTAGCGCTCATTCTGTTAACTGTATGCATCAGTTTACCTCTGCAACTTAAGCCAACACTCCTCATTATTGCAGTTACCTTTTTTGTCGGTATATCTAATCCCGCACAGCTTTTACAGACTCTTGGTTTGTGCAGTGTCATTATCAGCAGTCTTCCCGTAAATAAGTTTCTCCGCGATATCGAGTGGCGTTTAGCGGCACAATCTATCCTTGTGACACTCGCGAATGCTGATAAAACGACAACTCCGAATGCGCTCATTGACCAAGCATTAACACTTTTGCAAAAGATAACTCGTGCGCATGCAGCGATCGCCTTACGTCAGATTGATGACGTCACCGCGCAAATCATCGCGTCGTGTCTTCCAGCAAAAGCGCTTCCTGCTTCGCTCACCACGCCTGCATTATTCACCGATGCACTCGCACAAAATCGTTGTCTTTATTACAACGACTATCCTGCAACTCCCGACGCGTCGCATATTCTACTCGCGCAGGGTGCTAAATCTGTTGCAGTGTTACCACTTGTAGCATCAGATAGTACAAGAGGTGCAATTTTACTAATATGGCAGCGCTATACTTTCATTAATCCACAAACGCGGCATTTTGTCGAGTTATTGTTGGGCGAGTTACGTACATTACTACAATTTACTGACACAACGATCCGCCTTGATAAACTGCGATCGCGCTTTAGCGCCATGCTCGAAACAATTCATCAGGGAGTTGTCTTTGTTGATGAAAGCGGCGAACAAGGCTGGATTAATCAAGCCGCTGCGGTACAACTAGGGCTACAACCAGGCGCGGTAGAACCACCGATTTTAGCGCAAGCAATGGCAAAATTGCGGACAAGTGCTGACAATCAAAGCGAAATTACCGCACAAGCCGCACATTTTTTTGCGCAACCACTGTCTTGGAAACTTCCCTCAACGGGGGGAACCCCCGCACGGGAGTTTCCGCAAGCTGAAATTCGCAATTGGCATTGGATTTTTCAAGGTGAAACCCCAAAAGTTTTGAGCATTTCGAGTACTGCAACGCGCGTGCAGAATGTCGCTGGTAGATTGTGGATATTAGATGATATTACTGAGCAATATCTCAATCAAAAAATGCTTGTGCGACGTACTCAAGAGTTATCACAAGCTAATCAAGAATTAGAAAAAGCAAAAACCGATGCTGAAGCCGCAACTCGTGTTAAAAGTCAATTTTTAGCAAACATGAGCCATGAAATTCGGACTCCAATGAATGCAATTGTTGGGATGACGAATTTACTTTTGAATACTCCGTTATCACAGCAACAAAAAGAGTTTTTAGAAACGATTCGTACAAGTAGTAATGTTTTGTTGATACTACTCAACGACGTTTTGGAATTATCGAAAATCGAGTCGGGTAAGCTTGAATTAGAACAATACGCTTTTAATTTAAGAACTTGTGTTGAAGAAGCTGTAGATATTTTAGCTTTCAAAGCAGCAGAAAAAAATATTGAATTAGCCTATATTATTCATCCAGATACTCCGAATAACATCGTTGGTGATGTGACTCGCTTACGGCAAATTCTCGTCAATCTCCTGAGTAATTCTGTTAAATTTACACATCAAGGTGAGGTTATCGTTTCAGTGACAGCCCGCGAGTTGGAGTGCGCTGATAAACTAGCGGGGAGGTATGAAATTCAATTTGCAGTCAAAGATACAGGAATTGGCATTCCCAGAGAGACGATAGAACATTTATTTCAAGCTTTTAGCCAAGGCGATGCTTCGATTACACGTGAATATGGCGGTACTGGTTTAGGTTTAGCGATCGCCAAGCAGTTGTGTGAGATGATGCAAGGTCGAATCTGGGTAGAAACGCAAGTCAATCAAGGCTCTACTTTTTATTTCACGATCGCAACAACAATTGATACTAGCGTTTTTCCTCCAGAAAGTTGCGCTTTGCACTTTACTCGCAAGCGGATGTTAGTTGTGGTAGATCATCCAACGATTCAACAATCTTTAGTTTGGCAAGCCCAATCATGGGGTATAATTCCCTACAGTTTAGACTCTGTAGCAGCACTTGCTCAAATTCAACAAGGTACATTATTTGATGTTGCGATTATCGATTCACATATACATCAAACTGATGCGTTAATCGCCGCGTGCCAAAACTCACAGTTACCAACAATACTACTAACAACGATTAGCCACCAAAATGCACTGTTGCAAATATCGCAACGATTTATCAGTTACCTAACTAAACCAATCAAAACATCGCACCTTTACAGCATCTTAAGTCAAATTTGGAATCAATCATTAGCATCTGATACTAACAAGATCGACACCACATTTGCAGCAAACTTACCACTGCGAATTTTACTTGCAGAAGACAATCTTGTTAACCAAAAAATTGCCTTACATATTTTGCAATCTTTAGGTTATCACGCAGACGTTGCCACTAATGGATTAGAAGTTTTAGATACTCTACGTCGTCAAAATTATGATGTCGTTTTGATGGATGTGCAAATGCCGAAAATGGACGGTTTGACTGCAACGCGTCAGATTGTTAAAGAATTTGGGACAGAAATACGTCCTAGAATTATTGCAATGACGGCGAATGCGATGCAAGAAGACAAAGCCGAATGCCTCGCGGCTGGTATGAATGATTACATTAGTAAGCCGATACAAGTCGAAGAACTCACGCAAGCGTTACAGAAAGCTCCAAAACCGCAAATTTCTTATACACTGACGTTTCCTACGCAACATTCAACAGCGATCAATTTTCAAAAACTAAAATCTTTGAAAAAGATGATTGGGGAAAACGCGGAAAACATTGTAGCTGAATTAATCAAATGTTACATTGATGATTCAGTAAAGCTTGTTGAGAAAATGGCGAGTGCAATAGAAAGTGATGATGCGATCGCACTGCGTAAAGCCGCGCACACACTCAAATCAAGTAGTGCTACTTTAGGTGCAATGACTCTTGCGCAATACAGCAAAGAATTAGAAACAATGAGTACTGAGGGAAATGCGAGCGAGATGTTATGCAAAGTGGAGCAAATAAAGCTTGAGTTTAGTAGAGTCAAAGCCGTTCTGCAAACCGAACTTCAAAGAGGTCAGGGATAG
- a CDS encoding alpha/beta fold hydrolase: protein MVTSILPRNNVNVLGNSGQTLIFAHGFGTDQTAWRHQIPAFADRYRIVLFDQVGAGKSDFAAYSPHRYSSLYSYAEDLLDLCAELKLKDSILIGHSVSGMVSLLAALVEPQYFCKLIFIGASPRYLNDINYIGGFEQADLDQLYAAMAANYYAWASGFAPLVMGNPDKPELAIEYANTLSAIRPDIAQAVARVIFQSDHRDKLPRLKIPVDILQSNNDIAVPLEVGQYMAQKIANSTLTNIPTTGHLPHLSAPEIVTRAIASCLANI from the coding sequence ATGGTAACGAGCATCTTGCCGCGCAACAACGTTAACGTTCTAGGCAACAGTGGTCAGACATTAATTTTCGCACATGGTTTTGGCACGGATCAAACCGCCTGGCGACATCAAATCCCAGCTTTTGCCGATCGCTATCGCATCGTTCTTTTCGATCAAGTCGGTGCGGGAAAATCAGACTTTGCTGCATATAGTCCACACCGTTACAGCAGCTTGTATAGTTACGCTGAAGACTTGCTCGATTTGTGTGCCGAGTTGAAGTTGAAAGATAGCATTTTAATTGGTCACTCAGTGAGTGGGATGGTAAGCTTATTAGCTGCCTTAGTTGAGCCGCAATACTTCTGTAAATTAATTTTTATCGGTGCATCACCACGCTATCTCAACGATATCAATTATATTGGCGGTTTTGAGCAAGCTGATTTAGATCAACTATACGCCGCAATGGCTGCGAATTATTATGCTTGGGCGAGTGGGTTTGCACCGCTGGTGATGGGAAATCCTGATAAACCTGAACTTGCGATCGAGTATGCAAATACTTTATCCGCAATTCGCCCTGACATCGCGCAAGCTGTAGCACGGGTGATTTTTCAATCGGATCACCGCGACAAGCTACCGCGACTCAAGATCCCTGTAGATATCTTACAATCGAATAACGATATTGCTGTACCGCTCGAAGTTGGTCAGTACATGGCACAAAAGATCGCTAACAGTACGCTGACAAATATACCAACAACAGGGCATTTACCGCACCTCAGCGCCCCAGAAATCGTTACCCGTGCGATCGCCTCATGTCTCGCCAATATCTAA
- the mgtE gene encoding magnesium transporter: MPSNSLDQLLEQPLVESTKQTVNQMSSSELARLLNEIGYQKRVLAFRLLDKNKAIEVFEYLNHDEQADLIQAMEAPESIDMIESLDPDDRVQLLEELPAKVTKRLIADLSPDSRESVNTLLGYPERSAGRLMSPRYLAVRSGTSVGDAINAVRNSKLRADELQVIFVIDPERFYQGYTWLATLVKAHADTSVEALIEGNTAVRVVDREVRAAQVMKDADLPAIPVVDQEGRLVGAITFDDVIDLIDEEATEAAYSKAGVGGNLQGRDRVWSQRLVDGPIWYAIRLRLLFLIITLIGGFLVGGVIDQFEETLEAVVAAAIFIPLVMDMGGNVGTQSTTIFARGLAWNQIDAKRFLPYLAREAMIGALIGLVLGIAAGVIAYFWQGLPNDVPQLGIAVGLALFAVVLLGAVLGATLPWMLLRFGFDHATGADPFLTTIKDFLGLLIYFALVNWLVGVV; the protein is encoded by the coding sequence ATGCCGAGTAATAGTCTAGACCAACTATTAGAGCAACCTTTAGTCGAGTCAACCAAGCAAACTGTCAATCAAATGAGCAGTTCTGAATTAGCGCGATTGCTCAATGAGATTGGCTATCAAAAGCGGGTACTTGCCTTTCGGTTGCTAGATAAAAACAAGGCAATAGAAGTCTTTGAGTACCTTAATCATGACGAACAGGCAGACCTGATTCAGGCAATGGAGGCACCCGAAAGTATTGATATGATAGAGTCTCTCGATCCAGATGATCGAGTGCAATTGCTTGAAGAACTGCCTGCCAAGGTAACCAAAAGGTTGATTGCAGATCTCAGCCCAGATTCCCGTGAGAGTGTAAATACGCTTTTAGGATATCCAGAGCGCAGTGCTGGACGGTTAATGAGTCCTCGCTACCTAGCTGTTCGCAGCGGCACTTCAGTAGGGGACGCAATAAATGCTGTACGCAATTCAAAACTGCGAGCCGATGAGCTGCAAGTAATTTTTGTCATTGACCCAGAGCGGTTTTATCAAGGCTATACCTGGTTAGCAACTCTGGTCAAAGCCCATGCAGATACTTCAGTTGAAGCACTTATTGAAGGGAACACTGCTGTTCGAGTTGTTGATCGTGAAGTTCGTGCAGCTCAAGTCATGAAAGATGCGGATTTACCTGCAATTCCAGTTGTCGATCAAGAAGGACGGTTAGTAGGAGCCATTACCTTTGACGACGTAATTGATCTCATTGATGAAGAAGCAACAGAAGCAGCTTACTCTAAGGCTGGAGTTGGAGGCAATTTGCAAGGGCGCGATCGCGTTTGGAGTCAGCGATTGGTAGATGGACCAATTTGGTATGCGATTCGACTGCGACTTTTGTTTTTGATTATCACTCTCATTGGAGGTTTTCTAGTAGGTGGGGTGATCGATCAGTTTGAAGAAACTTTAGAAGCGGTGGTAGCAGCCGCTATTTTTATTCCGCTTGTGATGGATATGGGCGGTAATGTGGGAACTCAATCTACAACCATCTTTGCGCGGGGTTTAGCCTGGAATCAGATTGATGCTAAGCGCTTTCTTCCTTATTTGGCACGAGAAGCAATGATTGGGGCTTTAATTGGTCTAGTATTAGGCATTGCCGCAGGAGTGATAGCATACTTTTGGCAAGGTTTACCCAATGATGTACCACAGCTAGGTATCGCGGTAGGATTAGCACTGTTTGCAGTTGTGTTGCTGGGTGCTGTGTTAGGAGCAACTCTACCCTGGATGTTATTGCGATTTGGATTTGACCATGCTACTGGTGCCGATCCTTTCCTAACTACGATCAAAGATTTTTTGGGGCTATTAATCTATTTCGCCTTGGTTAACTGGCTAGTAGGAGTTGTATAA
- a CDS encoding ATP-dependent Clp protease ATP-binding subunit, which translates to MFERFTEKAIKVIMLAQEEARRLGHNFVGTEQILLGLIGEGTGVAAKVLKSMGVNLKDARIEVEKIIGRGSGFVAVEIPFTPRAKRVLELSLEEARQLGHNYIGTEHLLLGLIREGEGVAARVLENLGVDLSKVRTQVIRMLGETAEVSAGSSQSGRTKTPTLDEFGSNLTQMAAEGKLDPVVGRAKEIERVIQILGRRTKNNPVLIGEPGVGKTAIAEGLASRIANKDIPDILEEKRVVTLDIGLLVAGTKYRGEFEERLKKIMDEIRSAGNVILVIDEVHTLIGAGAAEGAIDAANILKPALARGELQCIGATTLDEYRKHIERDAALERRFQPVMVGEPSVDETIEILYGLRERYEQHHKLKISDEALVAAAKLSDRYISDRYLPDKAIDLIDEAGSRVRLINSQLPPAAKELDKELRQVLKEKDDAVRSQDFDRAGELRDREMEIKAEIRAIAQSKTTSTREGENDSPVVTEEDIAQIVASWTGVPVNKLTETESEKLLHMEDTLHQRLIGQEDAVKAVSKAIRRARVGLKNPNRPIASFVFSGPTGVGKTELTKALAAYFFGSEEAMIRLDMSEYMERHTVSKLIGSPPGYVGYNEGGQLTEAVRRRPYTVVLFDEIEKAHPDVFNMLLQILEDGRLTDAKGRTVDFKNTLLILTSNIGSKVIEKGGGGLGFEFAENQAEAQYNRIRSLVNEELKQYFRPEFLNRLDEIIVFRQLSKDEVKQISDILLKEVFTRLTEKGITLEVTDRFKDRLVEEGYNPSYGARPLRRAIMRLLEDSLAEEILSGRIKDGDTAVVDVDDTGNVKVLAEQRRELLPQAVEQ; encoded by the coding sequence ATGTTTGAACGCTTCACAGAAAAAGCTATTAAAGTGATCATGCTGGCCCAGGAAGAAGCTCGCCGCCTGGGTCACAACTTCGTAGGTACAGAGCAGATCCTCCTGGGTCTGATAGGGGAAGGGACAGGTGTAGCGGCTAAAGTGCTGAAATCCATGGGCGTCAACCTTAAAGACGCTCGGATTGAAGTCGAAAAAATTATTGGTCGAGGCTCTGGCTTTGTGGCAGTGGAAATTCCGTTTACCCCACGGGCAAAGCGAGTTTTGGAACTTTCTCTAGAAGAAGCACGCCAGCTAGGACATAACTATATTGGTACCGAGCACTTGCTACTCGGCTTAATCCGCGAAGGAGAAGGCGTTGCAGCAAGAGTACTAGAAAACTTAGGAGTTGATTTATCTAAAGTACGCACGCAAGTGATTCGGATGTTGGGAGAAACCGCTGAGGTATCAGCCGGATCTTCGCAATCGGGTCGCACTAAAACTCCAACACTCGATGAGTTTGGCTCGAACCTAACTCAAATGGCTGCTGAGGGTAAACTCGATCCTGTTGTTGGTCGTGCAAAAGAAATCGAGCGAGTTATTCAAATTTTAGGTCGTCGTACCAAGAATAATCCAGTATTAATCGGAGAACCGGGTGTAGGTAAAACCGCGATCGCCGAAGGTTTGGCATCGCGAATTGCCAACAAAGATATTCCCGATATCCTCGAAGAAAAGCGCGTCGTCACCCTCGATATCGGCTTGCTCGTTGCAGGTACAAAGTATCGCGGTGAATTTGAAGAACGCCTAAAGAAAATCATGGATGAAATCCGTTCAGCAGGGAACGTGATTTTAGTGATTGACGAGGTGCATACGCTGATTGGTGCGGGCGCGGCTGAAGGTGCGATCGACGCAGCAAACATCCTCAAACCTGCTTTGGCAAGAGGTGAATTGCAGTGTATCGGTGCAACAACACTCGATGAATACCGCAAACACATCGAGCGCGACGCCGCCCTCGAACGCAGATTCCAACCGGTGATGGTGGGCGAACCTTCGGTAGACGAAACAATCGAGATTTTGTATGGTCTACGCGAACGTTACGAGCAACACCACAAGCTGAAAATCTCGGATGAAGCCCTAGTCGCTGCTGCGAAGCTTTCCGACCGTTATATCAGCGATCGCTACTTACCAGATAAAGCCATCGACTTGATCGACGAAGCCGGTTCAAGAGTGCGTTTAATTAACTCGCAACTTCCTCCCGCAGCGAAAGAGTTAGATAAAGAACTGCGTCAAGTTCTTAAAGAAAAAGACGATGCAGTCCGATCGCAAGACTTCGACCGCGCTGGCGAACTCCGCGATCGCGAGATGGAAATCAAAGCCGAAATTCGGGCGATCGCGCAAAGCAAAACCACCAGCACCCGCGAAGGAGAAAACGATTCTCCAGTGGTGACTGAGGAAGATATCGCGCAAATCGTTGCTTCTTGGACGGGCGTACCTGTCAATAAACTCACCGAAACCGAATCCGAGAAACTGTTGCACATGGAAGACACATTGCATCAGCGACTCATCGGTCAAGAAGATGCGGTCAAGGCAGTTTCTAAAGCAATTAGGCGTGCAAGAGTTGGCTTAAAAAACCCCAACCGTCCGATTGCAAGCTTTGTCTTCTCTGGACCTACTGGTGTTGGTAAAACCGAGTTAACAAAAGCGTTAGCAGCTTACTTCTTTGGTTCCGAAGAAGCGATGATTCGCTTGGATATGTCGGAATACATGGAACGCCACACCGTTAGTAAACTCATCGGTTCGCCTCCAGGCTACGTTGGTTACAACGAAGGCGGTCAATTAACCGAAGCCGTACGCCGCAGACCATATACTGTAGTGCTATTCGATGAAATCGAGAAAGCACACCCCGATGTCTTCAATATGCTGCTGCAAATTCTTGAAGACGGTCGCTTAACCGATGCGAAAGGTCGCACCGTAGACTTCAAGAATACGTTGCTGATCTTGACCTCGAACATTGGTTCTAAAGTGATTGAAAAAGGTGGTGGTGGTTTAGGCTTTGAATTTGCTGAGAACCAAGCCGAAGCGCAATACAATCGCATTCGTTCATTAGTTAACGAAGAACTCAAGCAATACTTCCGCCCAGAGTTCTTGAACCGCTTGGATGAAATCATCGTCTTCCGTCAATTGTCGAAGGACGAAGTCAAGCAAATCTCGGATATCCTGCTCAAGGAAGTGTTTACACGCTTAACTGAGAAGGGAATTACGCTAGAAGTTACTGATCGCTTCAAGGATCGCTTAGTAGAAGAAGGATACAATCCGAGCTACGGTGCAAGACCACTACGTCGGGCGATTATGCGCTTACTTGAAGACAGTTTGGCAGAAGAAATCTTGTCTGGACGCATCAAAGATGGTGATACAGCTGTCGTTGATGTTGACGATACTGGTAATGTCAAAGTACTTGCTGAACAGCGACGGGAATTGTTACCGCAAGCTGTAGAACAGTAA
- the rimI gene encoding ribosomal protein S18-alanine N-acetyltransferase: MTLLELKFLAPEHLNAALELDQACFGGLWTLEAYQRELDSPNSDLIGLINPFEPHSLLGMGCVWAILEEAHITILAVHPQYQRQGFGQALLYGLLSVAEERGLERATLEVRVSNDAAIALYQKFGFKTAGRRKRYYKDIGEDALVLWHGGLAQPDFSQILASWEDQIQTRLARCGWKLEIALCGYSANSPLTKK; encoded by the coding sequence GTGACTTTATTAGAACTTAAATTTCTCGCACCTGAGCATCTCAACGCAGCGCTAGAGTTAGACCAAGCGTGCTTTGGGGGTCTTTGGACGTTAGAAGCTTACCAACGCGAGTTAGATAGTCCTAACAGCGATTTAATCGGTTTAATCAATCCGTTTGAACCCCATTCATTATTAGGGATGGGTTGTGTTTGGGCAATTCTTGAGGAAGCTCATATTACCATTTTGGCGGTGCATCCGCAATACCAGCGCCAAGGTTTTGGTCAAGCGCTACTTTATGGACTCTTGTCAGTAGCCGAAGAACGCGGCTTAGAACGCGCTACTTTAGAAGTCAGGGTTTCTAACGATGCGGCGATCGCGCTGTATCAAAAGTTCGGGTTCAAAACTGCTGGACGCCGCAAACGCTACTACAAAGATATTGGAGAAGATGCCTTAGTTCTTTGGCATGGGGGTTTAGCGCAACCCGACTTTTCCCAAATTTTAGCAAGTTGGGAAGATCAAATTCAAACTCGCCTCGCTCGCTGCGGTTGGAAGCTAGAAATTGCTTTGTGTGGATATTCCGCCAATTCGCCCTTGACAAAAAAGTGA
- the lysA gene encoding diaminopimelate decarboxylase codes for MVSTHPAGVQSGRQYLANSTGAVSSNQQLLPLSARINNSDCLEIGGCDVTTLVQQFGSPLYILDEDTLRTACRQYREAFQKYYPGESQVLYASKAWSCLAVCAIAHQEGLGIDVVSGGELYTALQAGVSPDKLYLHGNNKSLEELKLAIDSGCTVVVDNWYELRTLGNWSSSIDNPIRIMLRLTPGIECHTHEYIRTGHLDSKFGFDPNQLDEVFAFVSQHSALNCVGLHAHIGSQIFEQQPHQDLAGVMVQWLDKASGYGLQIQELNVGGGLGIRYTEADDPPSIEAWVKGVCEAIKDACAAQQLALPKLLCEPGRSLIGAACVTAYTVGASKTIPGIRTYVAVDGGMSDNPRPITYQSVYRAVVANKMSAPATQTVTIAGKHCESGDILIKEATLPPSQPGDILVVLATGAYNYSMASNYNRLARPAAVIVKDGEANLILRRETYQDLIRQDCLPARLSNEV; via the coding sequence ATGGTATCGACTCATCCTGCGGGGGTGCAATCTGGTCGTCAGTATCTTGCGAATTCAACTGGCGCAGTCTCCTCTAACCAACAACTTTTACCGCTGAGTGCGCGAATCAACAACAGTGATTGCCTCGAAATTGGCGGGTGTGATGTCACAACGCTGGTACAGCAATTTGGTTCACCGCTTTATATTTTGGATGAAGACACGTTACGTACCGCTTGTCGCCAGTATCGCGAGGCTTTTCAAAAGTATTATCCAGGAGAGTCGCAGGTACTTTATGCATCAAAAGCTTGGAGTTGTCTTGCGGTATGCGCGATCGCACATCAAGAAGGTTTGGGCATCGATGTTGTCTCAGGTGGCGAACTTTATACTGCGTTGCAAGCAGGCGTCAGTCCCGATAAACTTTATCTCCACGGCAATAACAAATCCTTAGAAGAACTCAAATTAGCAATTGATTCAGGTTGCACAGTTGTTGTTGATAATTGGTACGAGTTGCGAACTCTAGGTAATTGGTCATCGAGTATCGATAATCCGATTCGAATCATGTTGCGGCTGACACCAGGAATTGAATGTCACACGCATGAATATATTCGCACAGGGCATTTAGATAGTAAGTTTGGCTTTGATCCCAATCAGTTAGATGAAGTTTTTGCGTTTGTTAGTCAGCATTCGGCGTTGAATTGTGTAGGTTTACACGCGCATATTGGTTCGCAGATTTTCGAGCAGCAGCCACATCAAGATCTAGCAGGAGTCATGGTGCAGTGGTTGGATAAAGCAAGCGGTTATGGTTTGCAGATTCAAGAATTAAACGTCGGTGGCGGATTAGGAATTCGCTATACCGAAGCGGACGATCCTCCGAGTATTGAAGCGTGGGTTAAAGGTGTGTGCGAAGCGATCAAAGACGCTTGTGCGGCGCAACAGTTAGCATTACCAAAGTTACTTTGCGAACCAGGGCGATCGCTCATTGGTGCAGCGTGTGTTACTGCCTACACCGTAGGAGCATCAAAAACGATTCCTGGAATTCGTACCTACGTTGCTGTAGATGGTGGAATGTCAGATAATCCGCGTCCGATTACTTACCAGTCAGTTTATCGCGCCGTCGTCGCTAATAAGATGTCTGCACCCGCGACGCAAACAGTCACAATCGCAGGCAAACACTGCGAGTCCGGCGATATTCTAATTAAAGAGGCAACTTTACCGCCATCTCAACCAGGAGATATTCTCGTGGTTTTGGCAACAGGGGCGTATAACTACAGTATGGCATCGAACTATAACCGCTTGGCGCGACCAGCAGCAGTCATCGTTAAAGATGGAGAAGCTAACTTAATTCTGCGGCGCGAAACTTATCAAGACCTAATACGGCAAGACTGTCTTCCTGCAAGATTATCAAATGAGGTATAA
- the cdaA gene encoding diadenylate cyclase CdaA, with translation MRDLWKQWLIDLGWTQSVLLHIIDLGLVLGLTYVVLVIIGERRTLWMVRGFILLMLASVVSGRLELRLLNFVLEKLVVGCAVAIAVAYQSDFRRFLEQLGRGELGHLWQPSRRAIAKPDSVIDEIVEAVKELSQNRIGALIVLETNGPIDDADFNSVGVQLNAEVSKELIQTIFHPKTPLHDGAALIRGSRLVAAAVILPLTARTASRQLGTRHRAAMGITERVPDNCICVVVSEETGSISFAEKGMLNRPLTSSKLKELLEAKFSPPVEREAVAPSVLSWVRQFSSQGVAFVSRLLGLSSASHRNKK, from the coding sequence ATGAGAGATTTGTGGAAGCAATGGCTGATCGACCTTGGCTGGACGCAGTCGGTGTTGCTTCACATTATTGATCTGGGGTTGGTGCTGGGGTTGACTTATGTGGTGCTTGTGATTATTGGTGAACGCCGGACGCTGTGGATGGTGCGGGGGTTTATTCTCTTGATGCTGGCATCAGTAGTCAGTGGCAGATTAGAGTTACGGTTATTGAATTTTGTACTGGAAAAGTTAGTTGTTGGTTGTGCGGTGGCAATCGCGGTTGCCTACCAATCAGACTTTCGGCGATTTTTGGAACAACTAGGGCGGGGTGAATTAGGACATTTATGGCAACCGTCGCGCCGCGCGATCGCTAAACCAGATAGCGTAATTGATGAGATTGTGGAGGCAGTTAAAGAACTCTCACAAAACCGTATTGGCGCGTTGATTGTTTTAGAAACGAATGGTCCGATTGATGACGCAGATTTTAATTCAGTAGGCGTACAGCTAAATGCGGAAGTGTCGAAGGAACTGATTCAAACAATCTTTCACCCAAAAACGCCACTTCATGATGGTGCCGCGTTGATTCGTGGTTCGCGTCTGGTTGCTGCTGCGGTTATTTTGCCGCTGACGGCACGCACGGCTTCGCGACAGCTAGGAACTCGCCATCGTGCAGCAATGGGAATTACAGAACGCGTTCCAGACAATTGTATTTGTGTTGTCGTTTCAGAAGAAACAGGTTCAATTTCTTTTGCTGAAAAAGGAATGCTGAATAGACCACTCACCAGCAGTAAACTGAAGGAATTATTAGAAGCTAAGTTTTCTCCCCCTGTGGAGCGTGAAGCTGTTGCCCCTAGTGTGCTAAGTTGGGTTCGCCAATTTAGTAGTCAAGGTGTGGCATTTGTATCGCGTTTACTCGGTCTATCATCAGCTTCTCATCGAAACAAAAAATGA